One stretch of Bradyrhizobium canariense DNA includes these proteins:
- a CDS encoding c-type cytochrome, methanol metabolism-related has protein sequence MNRWKFALVVFLGVSASSAAFADGSGDPAVASSDNGKYADKDGNPTYKISADGMVDWYTFSGFRRYHSDCHVCHGPNGEGSSYAPALAESLKTLSYTDFVNVVTNGRKHVDAANDKVMPSFATNVNVMCYIDDIYVYLRARANNAIPGGRPPTHEDKPEAAKEAETSCTGIK, from the coding sequence ATCAATCGCTGGAAGTTCGCGCTCGTGGTGTTCTTGGGCGTTTCTGCAAGTAGTGCTGCATTCGCCGACGGGTCGGGTGATCCGGCCGTCGCTTCGTCCGATAACGGCAAATACGCCGACAAGGACGGCAACCCGACCTATAAAATAAGCGCAGACGGGATGGTCGACTGGTACACGTTCTCCGGCTTTCGCCGCTACCATTCGGACTGCCATGTTTGCCATGGCCCCAATGGCGAGGGATCGAGCTACGCGCCGGCGCTGGCCGAGTCATTGAAGACGCTGAGCTACACCGATTTCGTCAATGTCGTCACCAACGGCCGCAAGCATGTCGATGCCGCCAACGACAAGGTCATGCCGTCGTTTGCCACCAACGTCAATGTGATGTGCTACATCGACGACATCTACGTGTATCTGCGCGCACGCGCCAACAACGCCATCCCGGGCGGCCGGCCGCCCACGCACGAAGACAAGCCGGAGGCGGCCAAGGAGGCCGAGACCAGTTGCACAGGTATCAAATGA
- the xoxF5 gene encoding lanthanide-dependent methanol dehydrogenase XoxF5 codes for MRKVLLATGLGLIAVQGSVSRADEALDKLAKDPKQWVMQQGDDANTRFSKLNQINASNVKKLQVAWTFSTGVLRGHEGGPLVIGDVMYVHTPFPNTVYALDLNHDGKIIWKYEPRQDPNVIPIMCCDTVNRGVAYADGKIFLHQADTTLVALDAKTGEKVWSVMDGEAGKGQSGTDAPFVYKDKVLIGVSGGEFGVRGWVSAYNIKDGKLAWRGFSEGPDSDTLIDPAKTTSLGKPVGPDSSISTWEGDQWKIGGGATWGWYSYDPELNLVYYGSGNPSTWNPVQRPGDNRWSMSIWARDLDTGKVKWIYQMTPHDEWDFDGVNEMILSDQNIDGKARKLLTHFDRNGFGYTLDRATGELLVAEKFDPVVNWATKVDMDKSSKTYGRPLVVDAYSTQHGGEDHNSKGICPAALGTKDEQPAAYSPETQLFYVPTNHVCMDYEPYKVSYTAGQAYVGAAVAMYPPKGDTNMGNFIAWDGKTGKIVWSNKEQFSAWGGALATAGNVVFYGTLEGYLKAVDAKTGKELYKFKTPSGIIGNVMTYEHGGKQYVGVLSGVGGWAGIGLAAGLLQPENAAAWHGAVDQGKLPTKDKTVDTAGLGAVGGYAGLASYTSLGGTLTVFALPTE; via the coding sequence ATGCGCAAGGTGCTACTCGCTACCGGTCTTGGCCTCATTGCTGTACAGGGATCAGTGTCGCGCGCCGACGAGGCGCTGGACAAGCTGGCCAAGGATCCCAAACAATGGGTTATGCAGCAGGGCGATGACGCCAACACCCGATTTTCCAAGCTCAATCAGATCAACGCCTCCAACGTCAAGAAGCTGCAGGTAGCCTGGACCTTCTCAACCGGCGTGCTGCGCGGTCACGAAGGCGGGCCGCTGGTGATTGGCGACGTGATGTATGTGCACACGCCGTTTCCGAACACGGTCTATGCGCTCGATCTGAATCACGATGGCAAGATCATCTGGAAATACGAGCCCAGACAAGATCCCAATGTGATTCCGATCATGTGTTGCGACACCGTCAACCGCGGCGTCGCCTATGCCGACGGCAAGATCTTCCTGCATCAGGCCGATACGACGCTGGTCGCGCTCGACGCCAAGACGGGAGAAAAAGTCTGGTCGGTGATGGACGGCGAAGCCGGCAAGGGCCAATCCGGCACCGACGCGCCGTTCGTCTACAAGGACAAGGTTCTGATCGGCGTTTCCGGTGGCGAATTTGGCGTTCGCGGCTGGGTCAGCGCCTACAACATCAAGGACGGCAAGCTGGCCTGGCGCGGCTTCTCGGAAGGGCCGGATTCCGACACCCTGATCGATCCCGCCAAGACGACCTCGCTCGGCAAACCGGTCGGGCCTGATTCATCGATCTCCACCTGGGAGGGCGATCAATGGAAGATCGGCGGCGGCGCCACCTGGGGCTGGTATTCCTACGACCCCGAACTGAACCTCGTCTATTACGGTTCAGGCAATCCCTCGACCTGGAACCCGGTGCAACGTCCCGGTGACAACCGCTGGTCGATGTCGATCTGGGCGCGCGACCTCGACACCGGCAAGGTCAAATGGATCTACCAGATGACCCCGCACGACGAATGGGACTTCGACGGCGTCAACGAAATGATCCTCTCCGATCAGAACATTGACGGCAAAGCACGCAAACTGCTGACGCACTTTGACCGTAACGGCTTTGGCTACACGCTGGATCGGGCGACCGGCGAATTGCTGGTTGCGGAAAAGTTCGATCCTGTCGTGAACTGGGCCACCAAGGTCGACATGGACAAGTCGTCCAAGACCTATGGCCGTCCGCTGGTGGTCGACGCCTATTCGACCCAGCACGGCGGCGAAGACCACAACTCGAAGGGCATCTGCCCGGCAGCACTTGGCACCAAGGACGAACAGCCCGCGGCCTATAGCCCGGAGACGCAGCTGTTCTACGTCCCGACCAACCATGTCTGCATGGACTACGAGCCCTACAAGGTGTCCTACACCGCCGGTCAGGCCTATGTCGGTGCCGCCGTGGCGATGTATCCGCCCAAGGGCGATACCAACATGGGCAATTTCATCGCCTGGGACGGCAAGACCGGCAAGATCGTGTGGTCCAACAAGGAGCAGTTCTCCGCCTGGGGCGGCGCATTGGCAACGGCCGGCAACGTGGTGTTCTACGGCACGCTGGAAGGCTATCTGAAGGCGGTCGATGCCAAGACGGGCAAGGAACTCTACAAGTTCAAGACCCCGTCGGGCATCATCGGCAACGTCATGACCTATGAACACGGTGGCAAGCAATACGTCGGCGTTCTCTCCGGCGTCGGCGGTTGGGCGGGTATCGGTCTTGCGGCCGGTCTGCTGCAGCCTGAAAACGCCGCCGCCTGGCATGGCGCCGTCGACCAGGGCAAGTTGCCGACCAAGGACAAGACCGTCGACACCGCGGGCCTTGGCGCCGTCGGTGGCTATGCCGGCCTGGCGTCCTACACCTCGCTGGGCGGAACGTTGACGGTGTTCGCGTTGCCGACCGAATAA
- a CDS encoding S-(hydroxymethyl)glutathione dehydrogenase/class III alcohol dehydrogenase, translating to MKTRAAVAFQAKQPLEIVELDLEGPRAGEVLVEIKATGICHTDAYTLDGFDSEGIFPSILGHEGAGIVREVGPGVTSIKPGDHVIPLYTPECRECKSCLSQKTNLCTKIRATQGKGVMPDGTSRFSHKGQTIFHYMGCSTFSNFTVLPEIAVAKIRQDAPFDKSCYIGCGVTTGVGAVVNTAKVTPGANVVVFGLGGIGLNVIQGARMVGADKIVGVDVNDAKEEWGRRFGMTHFVNPRKIDGDIVQHLVGLTDGGADFTFDCTGNTTVMRQALEACHRGWGVSVVIGVAEAGKEIATRPFQLVTGRVWKGSAFGGARGRTDVPKIVDWYMNGKIEIDPMITHVLKLEDINKGFDLMHEGKSIRSVVVF from the coding sequence ATGAAGACACGCGCCGCAGTCGCGTTCCAGGCCAAGCAGCCGCTGGAGATCGTCGAGTTGGATCTGGAAGGCCCGAGGGCCGGTGAAGTCCTGGTCGAGATCAAGGCGACCGGCATTTGCCATACCGATGCCTATACGCTCGATGGTTTCGACAGCGAGGGGATCTTTCCCTCAATCCTCGGCCATGAGGGCGCCGGCATCGTCCGCGAAGTCGGCCCCGGCGTCACCTCGATCAAGCCGGGCGATCACGTGATCCCGCTCTACACGCCCGAATGCCGCGAGTGCAAAAGCTGCCTCAGCCAGAAGACCAATCTCTGCACCAAAATCCGCGCCACCCAGGGCAAGGGTGTGATGCCCGACGGCACCTCGCGCTTCAGCCATAAGGGTCAGACCATCTTCCATTACATGGGCTGCTCGACCTTCTCGAACTTTACCGTACTGCCGGAGATCGCGGTCGCCAAGATCCGGCAGGACGCCCCGTTCGACAAGAGCTGCTACATCGGCTGCGGCGTGACCACGGGGGTCGGCGCGGTGGTCAATACCGCCAAGGTCACGCCGGGCGCCAATGTGGTGGTGTTCGGCCTTGGCGGCATCGGGCTCAATGTCATCCAGGGCGCGCGGATGGTGGGGGCCGACAAGATCGTCGGCGTCGACGTCAACGATGCCAAGGAAGAATGGGGCCGCCGCTTCGGCATGACCCACTTCGTCAACCCCAGGAAGATCGACGGCGATATCGTCCAGCATCTGGTCGGACTGACCGACGGCGGCGCCGATTTCACCTTCGACTGCACCGGCAACACCACTGTGATGCGCCAGGCGCTGGAAGCCTGCCATCGCGGCTGGGGCGTCTCGGTGGTGATCGGGGTGGCGGAAGCCGGCAAGGAGATTGCGACGCGGCCATTCCAGCTGGTCACCGGACGGGTCTGGAAGGGCTCGGCGTTCGGCGGCGCGCGCGGCCGGACCGACGTGCCGAAAATCGTCGACTGGTACATGAACGGCAAGATCGAGATCGACCCGATGATCACCCATGTCCTCAAGCTCGAGGACATCAACAAGGGCTTCGATCTGATGCACGAGGGCAAGTCGATCCGTTCGGTCGTCGTGTTCTGA
- the cbbX gene encoding CbbX protein, with translation MNVQAVSPAISQNESEPAPADRVDLRREFNEVGIGEVLDQLDRELIGLKPVKTRIREIASLLLIERIRKRMNLTSDVPTLHMSFTGNPGTGKTTVALRIASILHKLGFVRRGHVVSVTRDELVGQYIGHTAPKTKEILKKAMGGVLFIDEAYYLHRPDNERDYGQEAIEILLQVMESQREDLVVILAGYGDRMDKFFASNPGFRSRIAHHIDFPDYADDELLAIAELMLRDMNYKFTPDARGAFVRYISLRKTQPLFSNARSIRNALDRMRLRQANRLVADLDHVLTAEDIMSLEASDVLASRVFLNSSGG, from the coding sequence ATGAACGTGCAAGCCGTTTCACCCGCGATCTCACAGAATGAGTCCGAACCGGCTCCGGCGGACCGGGTCGATCTGCGCCGCGAATTCAACGAAGTCGGCATTGGCGAGGTGCTCGATCAGCTGGACCGCGAACTGATCGGCCTCAAACCGGTCAAGACGCGAATCCGCGAGATCGCCTCGCTGCTGCTGATCGAGCGTATCCGCAAGCGGATGAATCTGACGTCCGATGTGCCGACACTGCACATGTCGTTCACCGGAAATCCAGGCACCGGCAAGACGACGGTTGCACTGCGGATTGCCAGCATCCTGCATAAACTCGGCTTCGTGCGCCGCGGCCATGTCGTATCCGTCACCCGAGACGAATTAGTGGGTCAGTATATCGGCCACACGGCACCCAAGACGAAGGAGATTCTAAAAAAGGCGATGGGCGGGGTCCTGTTCATCGACGAAGCCTATTACCTGCATCGTCCTGACAACGAGCGTGACTATGGCCAGGAAGCGATCGAGATTTTGCTGCAGGTAATGGAGTCGCAGCGCGAGGACCTGGTGGTCATTCTCGCCGGCTACGGCGACCGGATGGACAAATTCTTCGCCAGCAATCCCGGCTTCCGGTCGCGCATCGCGCACCACATCGATTTTCCTGACTATGCCGACGATGAGTTGCTTGCCATCGCCGAACTGATGCTGCGTGACATGAACTACAAGTTTACGCCTGACGCGCGGGGCGCTTTCGTGCGGTACATCAGTCTGCGCAAGACCCAGCCGTTGTTCTCCAACGCCCGCTCGATCCGCAACGCGCTCGATCGTATGAGGCTCCGGCAGGCGAACCGCCTTGTCGCCGATCTCGATCATGTGCTGACCGCCGAGGATATCATGTCGCTGGAGGCGTCGGACGTGCTGGCGAGCCGGGTGTTTTTGAACAGCTCCGGCGGATGA
- a CDS encoding helix-turn-helix domain-containing protein translates to MSDTVRSLNTSGLAPKKQIQCWSDALTDLCGQFDIDPLEASSFEGRINYTTVSKLKLCQIEASQHRLAHTASRAKLGDHPFVKILFQTYGISHFEQSGRRIELIPGDCLAYDVSCPHTIVSPTLTRHEVVIVPKELLQERGFRLAKMSACKLSARTGTGRIAYNFVHAAFDEATKLSPNNAIGVADALIDLLLLPLRQPDAMFDRVGPEAMYVRAQFFIREHLRDPDLSIDQISAALSCTKRYLHMLFSDRGTTISDYIRHARLQNCRQELEAQAGKTITDVAFSWGFSSSSHFSRVFREYFGVAPSAIHKAQHGSLSPDFPCE, encoded by the coding sequence ATGTCCGACACGGTCCGCTCACTTAACACTTCCGGATTGGCGCCGAAGAAGCAGATCCAATGTTGGTCAGATGCACTGACCGATCTTTGCGGCCAATTCGACATCGATCCGCTGGAGGCTTCGTCATTCGAAGGCCGGATCAATTACACGACGGTTTCGAAGCTGAAGCTCTGTCAGATCGAGGCCAGCCAGCATCGGCTGGCGCATACCGCCTCGCGCGCAAAACTCGGCGACCATCCGTTCGTCAAGATACTGTTTCAGACTTACGGGATTTCGCATTTCGAGCAGAGTGGCCGCCGCATCGAGCTGATACCCGGTGACTGTCTCGCCTACGATGTATCCTGTCCGCACACGATCGTCAGCCCGACGCTGACACGACACGAGGTGGTCATCGTGCCGAAGGAACTGCTGCAGGAGCGCGGCTTCCGCTTGGCGAAGATGTCGGCATGCAAACTCTCGGCGCGCACCGGCACCGGCCGGATCGCCTATAACTTTGTGCATGCCGCGTTCGACGAAGCGACCAAGCTGTCGCCGAACAACGCGATCGGGGTAGCCGATGCGCTGATCGACCTCCTGCTCTTGCCGCTCCGCCAGCCCGACGCAATGTTCGATCGTGTCGGGCCCGAGGCGATGTATGTCCGGGCGCAGTTCTTCATTCGCGAACATCTACGCGACCCGGATCTTTCCATCGATCAGATCTCGGCGGCACTAAGCTGCACCAAGCGCTATCTGCACATGTTGTTCAGCGACAGGGGTACCACCATCAGCGACTACATCCGGCACGCAAGGTTGCAGAACTGCCGCCAGGAGCTGGAGGCCCAGGCCGGAAAAACCATCACGGACGTCGCATTTTCGTGGGGCTTTTCGAGTTCGTCGCACTTCAGCCGCGTGTTCCGGGAGTATTTCGGAGTTGCTCCGTCTGCAATTCACAAGGCGCAGCACGGTAGTCTGTCCCCGGACTTTCCTTGCGAATAA
- the pqqA gene encoding pyrroloquinoline quinone precursor peptide PqqA: MTWKTPKIVEVPVGMEINMYACAARK; this comes from the coding sequence ATGACCTGGAAGACCCCTAAAATTGTCGAAGTGCCGGTGGGCATGGAAATCAACATGTACGCCTGCGCAGCGCGCAAGTAG
- a CDS encoding form I ribulose bisphosphate carboxylase large subunit — MNDQSMTIRGKDRYKSGVMEYKKMGYWEPDYEPKDTDIIALFRVTPQDGVDPIEASAAVAGESSTATWTVVWTDRLTAAEKYRAKCYRVDPVPNSPGQYFAYIAYDLDLFENGSIANLSASIIGNVFGFKPLKALRLEDMRLPVAYVKTFQGPATGIVVERERMDKFGRPLLGATVKPKLGLSGRNYGRVVYEALKGGLDFTKDDENINSQPFMHWRERFLYCMEAVNKAQAASGEVKGTYLNVTAGTMEDMYERAEFAKELGSVIIMIDLVIGYTAIQSMAKWARRNDTILHLHRAGHSTYTRQRNHGVSFRVIAKWMRLAGVDHIHAGTVVGKLEGDPATTRGYYDICREDFNRMQLEHGVFFDQNWASLNKLMPVASGGIHAGQMHQLLDYLGEDVILQFGGGTIGHPMGIQAGATANRVALEAMILARNEGRDYLHEGPEILAKAAQTCTPLKSALEVWKNVTFNYESTDMPDYAPTASVSM, encoded by the coding sequence ATGAACGACCAATCGATGACCATCCGCGGCAAGGATCGCTACAAATCCGGCGTCATGGAATACAAGAAGATGGGTTATTGGGAACCCGATTACGAACCCAAGGACACCGACATCATCGCGCTGTTCCGGGTGACGCCGCAGGATGGCGTCGATCCGATCGAGGCCTCGGCGGCGGTGGCCGGTGAATCCTCGACCGCGACCTGGACCGTGGTGTGGACCGATCGTCTCACGGCGGCGGAGAAATATCGCGCCAAATGCTACCGCGTCGATCCCGTTCCGAATTCTCCCGGGCAGTATTTCGCCTACATCGCCTACGATCTTGATTTGTTCGAGAACGGATCGATCGCCAATCTGTCGGCCTCGATCATCGGCAACGTGTTCGGTTTCAAGCCGCTGAAGGCGTTGCGGCTCGAGGATATGCGGCTGCCGGTGGCCTATGTGAAGACGTTTCAGGGCCCGGCGACCGGGATCGTGGTCGAGCGCGAACGCATGGACAAGTTCGGTCGTCCGCTGCTTGGCGCCACCGTCAAGCCGAAGCTCGGCCTGTCCGGCCGCAACTACGGCCGCGTGGTCTATGAGGCGCTGAAGGGTGGGCTCGACTTCACCAAGGACGACGAGAACATCAATTCACAGCCGTTCATGCATTGGCGCGAGCGTTTTCTCTATTGCATGGAGGCGGTCAATAAAGCGCAAGCGGCGTCCGGCGAGGTCAAGGGCACGTATCTCAACGTCACTGCTGGAACCATGGAGGACATGTATGAGCGCGCGGAGTTTGCGAAGGAACTCGGCTCCGTCATTATCATGATCGACCTCGTGATCGGCTACACCGCGATCCAGTCGATGGCGAAATGGGCGCGCCGCAACGACACGATTCTGCATCTGCACAGGGCAGGGCATTCCACCTACACGCGGCAGCGCAACCATGGCGTCTCGTTTCGCGTCATCGCCAAATGGATGCGCCTTGCCGGCGTCGACCACATTCATGCCGGGACGGTGGTTGGCAAGCTGGAAGGCGATCCTGCGACGACCCGCGGCTATTACGACATCTGCCGTGAGGATTTCAATCGGATGCAACTCGAGCACGGCGTGTTCTTTGACCAGAACTGGGCGAGCCTCAACAAGCTGATGCCGGTCGCATCTGGCGGCATTCACGCCGGCCAGATGCATCAGCTGCTCGATTATCTCGGCGAAGACGTAATCCTGCAATTCGGCGGCGGAACCATCGGCCATCCGATGGGCATTCAGGCCGGCGCTACCGCGAACCGCGTGGCCCTGGAAGCGATGATCCTCGCCCGCAACGAGGGCCGCGACTATCTGCACGAGGGTCCGGAAATTCTCGCCAAGGCGGCGCAGACCTGCACGCCGCTGAAATCAGCGCTGGAGGTCTGGAAGAACGTGACCTTTAACTATGAGTCCACCGACATGCCCGACTACGCCCCCACCGCCAGCGTCTCGATGTAA
- the fba gene encoding class II fructose-bisphosphate aldolase (catalyzes the reversible aldol condensation of dihydroxyacetonephosphate and glyceraldehyde 3-phosphate in the Calvin cycle, glycolysis, and/or gluconeogenesis), giving the protein MARITLRQLLDHAAEHGYGVPAFNINNMEQGLAIMEAAAAVDAPVIIQASRGARSYANDIMLSKMIEALEEMYPEIPLCLHQDHGNEESTCATAIKHGFTSVMMDGSLKADAKTAADYDYNVDITRRVVEMAHWIGASVEGELGVLGSLEHGGGEQEDGHGVEGKVSHDQLLTDPDQAVDFVRSTKVDALAIAMGTSHGAYKFSRKPDGDILAMKVVEEIHRRLPNTHLVMHGSSSVPQQLQDVFNQFGGEMPQTWGVPVEEIVRGIRHGVRKVNIDTDCRLAMTATFRKVASQIKGEFDPRKFLKPALDAMRELCRERFEQFGAAGNAAGIKVIPLAEMAKRYRSGSLDPRIGDMATAAE; this is encoded by the coding sequence ATGGCGCGCATTACGTTGAGACAATTGCTGGATCACGCCGCTGAGCATGGCTACGGCGTGCCGGCCTTCAATATCAACAATATGGAGCAGGGCCTTGCGATCATGGAGGCGGCAGCGGCCGTCGATGCACCCGTCATCATCCAGGCCTCGCGCGGTGCGCGCTCTTACGCCAACGACATCATGCTGTCCAAGATGATCGAGGCGCTCGAGGAAATGTACCCCGAGATCCCGCTCTGTCTGCATCAGGACCATGGCAACGAGGAATCGACCTGCGCCACGGCGATCAAGCACGGCTTCACCTCGGTCATGATGGACGGCTCGCTCAAGGCCGACGCTAAGACCGCCGCGGACTACGATTACAACGTCGATATCACCCGCCGGGTGGTCGAGATGGCGCACTGGATCGGTGCGTCGGTGGAAGGCGAGTTGGGGGTGCTCGGCTCGCTCGAACATGGCGGCGGCGAACAGGAGGACGGCCACGGCGTCGAAGGCAAGGTCAGCCATGATCAATTGCTGACCGATCCAGATCAGGCCGTCGATTTCGTCCGCAGCACCAAGGTCGATGCGCTGGCGATTGCCATGGGAACCTCGCACGGCGCCTACAAGTTTTCGCGCAAGCCCGATGGCGACATTCTTGCGATGAAAGTGGTGGAGGAAATCCACCGCCGACTGCCCAATACGCATCTGGTGATGCACGGCTCATCCTCGGTGCCGCAACAGTTGCAGGATGTGTTCAATCAATTCGGCGGCGAGATGCCGCAGACCTGGGGCGTGCCAGTCGAGGAAATCGTACGCGGCATCAGGCACGGCGTCCGCAAGGTCAATATCGACACCGATTGCCGATTGGCGATGACCGCGACATTCAGGAAAGTTGCGTCGCAGATCAAGGGCGAATTCGATCCGCGCAAATTCCTCAAACCCGCGCTGGACGCGATGCGCGAGCTCTGCCGCGAACGTTTCGAGCAGTTTGGCGCGGCGGGCAACGCCGCTGGGATCAAGGTGATCCCGCTGGCTGAAATGGCCAAACGTTATCGCAGTGGATCGCTCGACCCGCGTATCGGAGACATGGCCACGGCTGCCGAATGA
- a CDS encoding ribulose bisphosphate carboxylase small subunit, which translates to MRITQGCFSFLPDLTDEQISRQVQYCLGKGWAVNIEFTDDPHPRNSFWEMWGLPMFDLRDAAGVLMELNECRKVYGDRYIRMSAFDSSHGWESVRLSFIVNRPKDEPGFRLERHEVAGRNIRYTTKSYAVDRPEGLRYGGK; encoded by the coding sequence ATGCGTATTACCCAAGGCTGCTTTTCGTTCCTGCCAGACCTCACCGACGAGCAGATCTCCCGGCAGGTGCAGTATTGCCTCGGCAAGGGCTGGGCGGTGAACATCGAATTCACCGACGATCCGCATCCCCGCAATAGTTTCTGGGAAATGTGGGGCCTGCCAATGTTCGATCTGCGGGATGCCGCAGGCGTGCTGATGGAGTTGAACGAGTGCCGTAAGGTCTACGGCGACCGCTACATCCGGATGTCTGCGTTCGATTCCAGCCATGGCTGGGAATCGGTGCGGCTGTCGTTCATCGTCAACCGGCCAAAGGATGAACCTGGCTTCCGGCTCGAGCGCCATGAAGTTGCCGGCCGCAACATCCGATACACGACCAAATCGTATGCCGTCGATCGTCCCGAAGGCCTACGCTACGGGGGCAAATGA
- the gfa gene encoding S-(hydroxymethyl)glutathione synthase — translation MTVHIHPSIDSGVKKGSGSFAGGTLVCKCKDRPVKVGIKGDVAHNHACGCTKCWKPEGAAFSVVAVVPRDNVSVLENGDKLQIVDTSAAIQRYACKVCGTHMYGRIENKGHPFYGLDFIHPELFTEGGWSAPGFAAFVSSVIESGVPPAEMTGIRSRLKELGLEPYDCLSPPLMDAIATHVAKSKAA, via the coding sequence ATGACTGTTCATATCCACCCATCGATTGACAGTGGCGTAAAGAAAGGCTCGGGCAGCTTTGCCGGTGGCACCCTGGTCTGCAAATGCAAGGACCGGCCGGTCAAGGTCGGCATCAAGGGAGATGTCGCCCACAATCACGCCTGCGGCTGCACCAAATGCTGGAAGCCGGAGGGCGCGGCGTTTTCGGTGGTCGCCGTTGTCCCGCGCGACAACGTGAGCGTTCTTGAAAACGGCGACAAGCTCCAGATCGTCGACACCTCGGCGGCGATCCAGCGCTACGCCTGCAAGGTGTGCGGTACGCATATGTACGGCCGCATCGAGAACAAGGGACATCCGTTCTATGGTCTCGACTTCATCCATCCCGAACTGTTCACCGAAGGCGGTTGGTCAGCTCCCGGCTTTGCAGCGTTCGTATCCTCGGTGATCGAATCCGGCGTCCCTCCGGCGGAGATGACTGGAATCAGGTCACGCCTCAAGGAATTGGGGCTTGAGCCTTATGACTGTCTGTCGCCGCCGCTGATGGATGCGATTGCCACGCATGTGGCGAAATCCAAGGCAGCCTAG